The Armatimonadia bacterium genomic sequence TCGTAGTCCGCGATGGCGCGCATGTAGTCGGCCTTCGCGTAGTAGGCGTTCCCCCGGTTGCGCAGAACTCGCGGTGACTTCGGGTCGATCGCAAGGGCCCTCGTGTAGTCGATCAGGGCGGCGTCCATCTTGCCCTGCCGGTAGTACAAGTCACCACGGCGTGCCACAGCCCCCGACTTGGGGTCAAGCTCGATCGCCCGGTTGTAGTCGGCCAGGGCTTGCGGGAGCTGGTTCATCGCGGCATACACGTTCCCGCGTGCCAGGTAGATGGCCGCCAGGGACGGGTCCAGCCCTGCTGCCCTGTCGAGGTCGCCCATGGCCTTCTCATAGTCCCCTGCATCGTAGAAGGCGACCGCTCGATTGGTGTATTCCTGGGCCGTCTGGGGAGCCTGCTGGGTCTGGGCAAAGCCTGGACCCAGACACAGGGCCAGGCCTGCCGCAACCAGGATCGAGCACAAAGCCTTCGTCTTCAGCATCAACTATCACCTGCACAGTAGTGAACCGGGTCCTGCCCGTTTCTCCCCCGCCTCCGCAGAGACCTGCGGGCTGAAGGTAACGGCTGTCCCTCGGGCGAAGGACACCCCAGCCGTCTACTGCCCGGGTATCCCACGAAGGGTTAGGTGGTCAAGATGCTCTCTCGAGCCGTCCTCGCCACACTTCTCCTGCTGTCGATTGGAGGTGCTGCGATGGCCGCCGACGCGCAGTCCATGGCGCTGTATGTCTCCCCCACGGGTAACGACGCCTGGTCCGGCAGGTACCCAACGCCTCGCGATGGAGACGGGCCACTGGCGACCCTCACCGGTGCCCGTGACGCCCTTCGCCGCCTCAAGGCAGCCTCAGCCTTCCCGGTAGGCGGCATCAGCGTCGCAGTCCAGCCCGGTACCTACGAGCTATCGTCCCCTCTGGAGCTCACCGATGCCGACTCGGGCCTTGCGCAGGGCGACGTCATCTACCGCGCCTGGCCGGAGCGCCAGGTTCACCTCGTCGGCGGGAAGGTCGTCCGCAACTGGACGCCGGTTACCGATCCGACTGTGCTTTCAAGACTCGACCCATCGGCACGCGGCAAGGTCATGCAGGCCGACCTGCGGGCTGCCGGCGTCACCGACCTCGGTGAAGTCGTCTCCGAGGGCAGGCGACTTGAGTTCTTCTTCAAGGACGAGCCCATGACCCTCTCCCGCTGGCCGAACGAGGGCTTCGTCAAGATCGTCGACGTGCTCAACCTGAACCCGGTGGATGTGCGAGGCACCAAGGGCGACCGCGGCGGCAAGTTCGTCTACGACGGCGACCGCCCCAAGCGCTGGACCACAGAGAGCGACCCCTGGCTGCACGGCTACTGGTTCTGGGACTGGGCGGACCAGCGCATGAAGGTCGAGTCCATCGACACCGACAAGCGCATCATCTCTCTTGCGCCGCCGCAGCACAGCTACGGGTACCGCAAGGGCCAGTGGTACTACGCCCTGAATCTGCTGTGCGAACTGGACAGCCCGGGCGAGTGGTACCTCGATCGCCAGACCGGGATACTCTACTTCTGGCCACCTTCACCGATCACCGACGGCTCCGCCGTGGTCTCAGTGCTCGGCGACATGGTCAAGCTGAGCAACGCCTCCAACGTGATCTTCGAGGGCTTCACCTTCGAGGGCTCACGCGGGTCTGGAATCGTGATGAGCGGCGGCGAGCACAACCAGGTGCTCGGCTGCACCTTCCGCAACCTCGGCTCCTGGGCTGTGAAGGTCTCCGGCGGCGCTGCCAACTCGGTGATCGGCTGCGACGTCTACAACGTCGGTAACGGCGGCATCTCCCTCAGCGGGGGCGACCGCAACACCATCACTCCGGCAGGGCATCTGGCTGAGAACAACCACATCCACCACTACGGCCGCTGGAACCGCATGTACCAACCGGCCATCTCCCTGTCCGGCGTCGGGAATCGCGCTGCTCACAACCTGATCCACAACGCTCCACACGAGGCGATCGCCTTTAGCGGCAATGAGCACGTGATCGAGTACAACGAGATCCATAGTGTGTGCTACGAGTCCAATGATGCCGGCGCCATCTACGCGGGCCGCAACTGGACCATGCGCGGGACGACCATCCGCTACAACTACCTGCACGACATCAGCGGCTTCGAGGGACGAGGCTGCGTCGGCGTGTACCTTGATGACATGTACTGCGGCACCGCCATCAACAACAACCTGTTCTATCGCGTGACCCGGGCTGCCTTCATCGGCGGCGGACGGGACAACTCCATCGAGAACAACGTCTTCGTGGACTGCCGTCCGGCGGTGCATGTTGATGCTCGGGCCATGGGCTGGGCCAAACCCGGGGCCGAGAGCTGGGTCAAGGAATCCAGCGAGAAGGGCACGCACCTGGGTCTGCCCTACCTCAAGCCGCCCTACAGCGAGCGGTACCCGCAGTTGCTGAACATCGTCTCCACCGACCCCTTCGCGCCCATGGGGAACCGCATCGACCGCAACATATGTGTGGGTGGTCGTTGGGACGAGATCGAGGGTAAGGGGCGGCCCTTCCTCACAATCGGGGACAACCTCCTCGACCAGGATCCGCTCTTTGTGGACGCCGAGCACCTCAACTTCCAGCTCAAGCCGCAGTCCCCGGCGTACCAGATCGGCTTCGAGCGTCTGCCCATCGAGAAGATGGGACTGTACAAGGACCCGCGACGGGCTTCCTGGCCGGTCACCCACAGCGTTCGACCTGCCCAGATTCCGCCGGCACCGGCTCCGCGGGCCGCACGCACCAACCCCGTGGTCTTTCGCGTTCCTGCTCGAACTCAGGCAGTGAAGGTGGATGGGACGCTGAACGCCGAGGAGTGGTTCGGCCTGGACACCACTCGTGGGATCACGGTGGAGCAGGGCATCAACGGCGAGAAGCTCGCCCGCAAGAGTCAGGCATGGCTGGCCTATGATGCGCAATACCTGTACCTTGCGATTGACAACGCTGTGGACCCGCTCCAGGCTCTTCGTCCCGGTGATACCTGGGGCCAGGACGATGCGGTCGAGGTCTCGCTCCAGAACTCCGCAGCCGGCAAGACCGCACCGATCCTCGTGCTCCGAGGCTTCCCTTCCGGTCACTTCGTGGGTTCGGACGAACCCGGGACACCGAAGGCCGTCGTCGATACGGCTGCACAGGGCGTGCTCTATGCTGCCCGTGCGGTCAACGCTGCCCGCTGGACTGCGGAGTGGCGGATTCCCTGGGCATCCCTCGGGATCGACCCGTCAACCCAGACACGCTTCGCCTTCAACCTCTGTGTGCGTAAGTCGGCTGAGCCCCTGTGGGTCGAGTGGCAGGGAACCGGCACCTACACCTGGGAAGTGAGCCAGGCTGGCGTGATCGAACTGGTCAGATAGCCTTCGTGTAGAGGGCCCCGGACACAGCCGTGCCGGGGCCCTCTTTCCCTGTGCGACCAAGCGTCTCATACCGACCTCAGACCTCCACCGAGTACACGGTCCCGTCCTCCACCTCCAGCCGCAGCGCGAGGGTGTCGTAGCGGAACTCCTCGCCCGTCTTGCCACCTTCCCAGGTCAGCACGTGACACGAGCTGTCACCGTGAACCGGCACGGCACTGTTGAGCTCATACCCCGGTAGTGGACGCCCAAAGGGATCACGCAGCTCAGCCCGCAGCACTCCTCGCACCTCGGCGTTCACAACGAAGTGCTCGCCGACGTGATTGAAGGGCTTCAGCAGCAGACGGCCTATCATGCGCTCCGTGCTCTTCAGTCCTGCGAACCGCCCCTTCGGGACCTGTGCCGTCATGATCTCGCTGTGGGCCGCTGCGACGCCTTCCGGCAGCTTCCCGTTGTGCATCGAGTTCACGCCCTGGTACAGGACGATCCAGTTGTCCCCGCCGTCGATCAGGCGGTTTGTGGCGTAGGCCCCCATGCAGTCAGGCTCCGGTACCGGACCCCTTGGTATCCACCCGCCGCGCAAGGGGCGGAGCCAGTGATGGGTGTCGCGGCTGAAGCACAGC encodes the following:
- a CDS encoding right-handed parallel beta-helix repeat-containing protein — its product is MLSRAVLATLLLLSIGGAAMAADAQSMALYVSPTGNDAWSGRYPTPRDGDGPLATLTGARDALRRLKAASAFPVGGISVAVQPGTYELSSPLELTDADSGLAQGDVIYRAWPERQVHLVGGKVVRNWTPVTDPTVLSRLDPSARGKVMQADLRAAGVTDLGEVVSEGRRLEFFFKDEPMTLSRWPNEGFVKIVDVLNLNPVDVRGTKGDRGGKFVYDGDRPKRWTTESDPWLHGYWFWDWADQRMKVESIDTDKRIISLAPPQHSYGYRKGQWYYALNLLCELDSPGEWYLDRQTGILYFWPPSPITDGSAVVSVLGDMVKLSNASNVIFEGFTFEGSRGSGIVMSGGEHNQVLGCTFRNLGSWAVKVSGGAANSVIGCDVYNVGNGGISLSGGDRNTITPAGHLAENNHIHHYGRWNRMYQPAISLSGVGNRAAHNLIHNAPHEAIAFSGNEHVIEYNEIHSVCYESNDAGAIYAGRNWTMRGTTIRYNYLHDISGFEGRGCVGVYLDDMYCGTAINNNLFYRVTRAAFIGGGRDNSIENNVFVDCRPAVHVDARAMGWAKPGAESWVKESSEKGTHLGLPYLKPPYSERYPQLLNIVSTDPFAPMGNRIDRNICVGGRWDEIEGKGRPFLTIGDNLLDQDPLFVDAEHLNFQLKPQSPAYQIGFERLPIEKMGLYKDPRRASWPVTHSVRPAQIPPAPAPRAARTNPVVFRVPARTQAVKVDGTLNAEEWFGLDTTRGITVEQGINGEKLARKSQAWLAYDAQYLYLAIDNAVDPLQALRPGDTWGQDDAVEVSLQNSAAGKTAPILVLRGFPSGHFVGSDEPGTPKAVVDTAAQGVLYAARAVNAARWTAEWRIPWASLGIDPSTQTRFAFNLCVRKSAEPLWVEWQGTGTYTWEVSQAGVIELVR